Proteins from a single region of Segatella copri:
- the uxuA gene encoding mannonate dehydratase yields MERTWRWFGKKDKITLAQLKQIGVEGIVTALHDVPLGEVWTREKIHELKEYIESYGMKWSVVESLPVVETLKYGGPDRDHQIEVYKESLRNLGEEGIKCICYNFMPVLDWARTDLAHENPNGANNLYMNWGEFAYFDIYILQREGAREDWTEFSKEHKWGRDLVTEADEIKKTSTPEQDHALVENIIIKTQGFVSGNFSEGDSAPVQKFRDLLKLYDGIDKKKLQENMKYWLEAIMPICDEYDINMCVHPDDPPYPVFGLPRIIGRAEDIQWMLDAVPNKHNGLTFCAGSFSAGEHNDCVAMAKQFADRTHFVHLRSCYIFPNGNFTEASHLGGRGHLIELCRIFEKAEQEGKCNSGRRLPMRVDHGMTFTDEPGGVFDESNHGHNAGYTLLGRMFAMGQIQGVIATVDDELGIEYKQPGFYD; encoded by the coding sequence ATGGAAAGAACATGGCGCTGGTTTGGCAAGAAAGATAAGATTACACTTGCACAGTTGAAACAGATTGGTGTTGAGGGCATTGTTACCGCATTGCACGATGTTCCTCTGGGTGAAGTTTGGACACGCGAGAAGATTCATGAACTCAAGGAGTACATCGAGTCTTATGGTATGAAATGGAGCGTGGTAGAGTCTTTGCCTGTGGTTGAAACCCTGAAATATGGTGGTCCTGACCGCGACCATCAGATTGAGGTTTACAAGGAAAGTCTCCGCAACCTGGGCGAGGAAGGCATCAAGTGCATCTGCTACAACTTTATGCCAGTCTTGGACTGGGCACGTACCGATTTGGCACACGAGAATCCTAACGGAGCCAATAACCTCTATATGAACTGGGGCGAGTTTGCCTACTTTGATATCTATATCCTGCAGCGTGAAGGCGCCCGTGAGGATTGGACTGAGTTCTCTAAGGAACACAAGTGGGGCAGAGACCTCGTGACTGAGGCTGATGAAATCAAGAAGACTTCTACACCAGAGCAGGATCATGCCCTGGTAGAGAATATCATCATCAAGACCCAGGGTTTCGTATCGGGTAACTTCAGCGAGGGCGATTCAGCTCCTGTCCAGAAGTTCCGCGACCTCTTGAAGCTTTATGATGGCATCGACAAGAAGAAGTTGCAGGAGAACATGAAGTACTGGCTGGAGGCTATCATGCCTATCTGCGATGAGTACGATATCAATATGTGTGTTCACCCAGACGATCCTCCTTATCCTGTATTCGGCTTGCCAAGAATCATCGGTCGTGCCGAGGATATCCAGTGGATGCTCGATGCTGTGCCAAACAAGCACAATGGTCTGACTTTCTGTGCAGGTTCATTCTCTGCCGGCGAGCACAACGACTGTGTGGCAATGGCTAAGCAGTTTGCTGACCGCACTCATTTTGTTCATCTGCGCTCTTGCTACATCTTCCCTAACGGCAACTTTACAGAGGCTTCTCACTTGGGTGGTCGCGGCCATCTCATTGAACTTTGCCGCATCTTCGAGAAGGCTGAGCAGGAAGGCAAGTGCAATTCCGGCCGCAGATTGCCTATGCGAGTAGACCACGGTATGACCTTCACTGATGAGCCAGGTGGCGTATTCGATGAGAGCAATCATGGTCACAATGCCGGTTACACTCTCCTCGGCCGTATGTTTGCCATGGGTCAGATTCAGGGTGTCATCGCAACAGTAGATGATGAACTGGGCATTGAGTATAAACAGCCGGGATTCTATGATTAG
- a CDS encoding mannitol dehydrogenase family protein: protein MKLNEILSDSFNAAEWEAKGYELPKYDIAAVAKKTHDEPTWVHFGAGNIFRAFPAAILNDALNTGKYDRGVIVAESFDYEIIDKAYRPYNNLSLLVSLQSNGTIEKKVIASITESLKADKQFGEDWARLVQIFQAPSLQMVTFTITEKGYSYNDADLARGLDAVFAMGKLTALLYERYKAGKLPLTLQSTDNCSHNGDHVKAGVKAYAERWAQDGIVEAGFVDYINDSSKITYPWSMIDKITPRPHEKVQAMLAEDGFEDNNTIITEKHTFTAPFVNAEEVQYLVCEDTYTNGRPPLELGGALYTSRKTVDEVETMKVTTCLNPLHTAMSIYGCMLDYTLISAEMADEDLRAFIQKIGYIEAMPVVTDPGVLNPYEFIGTVINKRLPNPFMPDAPQRIATDTSQKLSIRFGETIKKYIDRGLDKSNLVLIPLVLAGYARYLKALDDNLKPFEPSSDPLLAELQAIVAPLEVGKADQDYSCLKNLYSRKDVFGLDLYEAGFGEQIEGMVKELFAGKGAVRATLHKYVSAR from the coding sequence ATGAAACTAAACGAAATTCTTTCTGACAGCTTTAATGCTGCAGAATGGGAAGCTAAGGGTTATGAGCTTCCTAAGTATGACATCGCAGCCGTAGCTAAGAAGACTCACGACGAGCCTACTTGGGTTCACTTTGGTGCAGGTAACATCTTCCGTGCGTTCCCTGCTGCTATTCTTAACGATGCACTTAACACCGGCAAGTACGATCGTGGTGTTATTGTGGCAGAAAGCTTCGACTACGAAATTATCGACAAGGCTTATCGTCCTTACAATAATCTCTCTCTTCTCGTCAGCCTCCAGAGCAACGGAACCATCGAGAAGAAGGTCATCGCTTCTATCACAGAAAGCCTCAAGGCGGATAAGCAGTTTGGTGAGGACTGGGCACGATTGGTCCAGATTTTCCAGGCTCCAAGTCTGCAGATGGTAACTTTCACCATCACAGAGAAGGGATATTCTTATAATGATGCAGATCTGGCACGTGGTCTTGATGCAGTATTTGCTATGGGTAAGCTTACCGCTCTTCTCTATGAGCGTTATAAGGCAGGCAAGTTGCCACTTACTCTTCAGTCTACCGACAACTGTTCTCACAATGGCGACCATGTTAAGGCTGGCGTAAAGGCTTATGCAGAGCGCTGGGCACAGGATGGTATCGTAGAGGCTGGTTTCGTAGATTATATCAATGACAGCAGCAAGATTACCTATCCTTGGTCTATGATTGATAAGATTACTCCTCGTCCTCACGAGAAGGTACAGGCTATGCTGGCTGAGGATGGTTTCGAGGATAACAATACGATTATCACCGAGAAGCATACTTTCACCGCTCCTTTCGTAAATGCCGAGGAAGTGCAGTATCTCGTTTGCGAGGATACTTATACCAACGGTCGTCCGCCATTGGAGTTGGGCGGTGCGCTCTATACATCCCGCAAGACTGTAGATGAGGTTGAGACCATGAAGGTAACCACCTGTCTGAACCCTCTCCATACAGCGATGTCTATCTATGGTTGCATGCTCGACTATACCTTGATTTCTGCCGAGATGGCTGATGAGGACCTTCGTGCCTTCATCCAGAAGATCGGTTATATCGAGGCAATGCCAGTGGTTACAGATCCAGGTGTATTGAACCCATACGAGTTTATCGGCACCGTTATCAACAAGCGTCTGCCTAACCCGTTCATGCCAGATGCTCCTCAGCGTATCGCTACCGATACCAGCCAGAAGCTCTCTATCCGTTTCGGTGAGACTATCAAGAAGTATATCGACCGCGGTCTCGACAAGAGCAATCTCGTGTTGATTCCTTTGGTATTGGCAGGTTATGCCCGTTATCTCAAGGCATTGGATGATAACCTGAAGCCATTCGAGCCATCTTCTGACCCATTGTTGGCAGAACTCCAGGCTATCGTAGCTCCTCTTGAAGTAGGAAAGGCTGATCAGGACTACTCTTGCCTGAAGAATCTCTATTCCCGCAAGGATGTATTCGGACTCGATCTCTACGAGGCTGGCTTCGGCGAGCAGATTGAGGGCATGGTAAAGGAACTCTTTGCAGGTAAGGGTGCTGTAAGAGCGACATTGCATAAATATGTTTCTGCAAGATAA
- a CDS encoding DNA recombination protein RmuC, with product MEIVIGIIIGLAIGFFVGKLMEAKSAGEEKTQLVAKAQVLTANIEQIKLHHASEVQSMKSQMENERLYAAKLRAESDQQWAQKLESLKQEMQRMTIEQQKVAAEQLAAKQSALQENNRLQMDELLKPIKEQFADFKKSVEESKTQNEVNKKELQNTFEVTMKLFQQEQQQAVLNLKEQTEKIGSDAANLTKALKGDSKMQGDWGEMVLETILENSGLRKDEEFFIQENTKDEEGKNYRPDVIVRFPEGRSVVIDSKVSLTAYSDALAAEDEAEQERLMKAHALSVRRHIDELAAKDYSKLVDDAIGFVLMFIPNETSYIAAMKQQPDLSRYAYQKKIIIISPSNLLMALQLAYNLWQYDRQNKNVEKIVKTAADLYDKVAGFEDTFLGIGDLITRLSGTFDKAKKQLYDGSGNVMRRVESLKGLGVTPKKQIKALEE from the coding sequence ATGGAAATAGTAATTGGAATCATCATAGGGCTTGCCATCGGATTCTTCGTAGGGAAACTGATGGAAGCAAAAAGTGCGGGAGAGGAGAAAACACAGCTCGTAGCGAAGGCTCAGGTGCTGACGGCTAACATCGAACAGATAAAACTGCATCATGCTTCTGAGGTTCAATCAATGAAATCTCAAATGGAGAACGAGCGGCTGTATGCGGCAAAACTTAGGGCGGAAAGCGACCAGCAGTGGGCACAGAAACTCGAGAGCCTGAAGCAGGAAATGCAGCGAATGACGATAGAACAGCAGAAGGTGGCGGCTGAGCAGCTGGCTGCCAAGCAGTCGGCTCTGCAGGAAAACAACCGTCTGCAGATGGATGAACTCCTGAAACCTATCAAGGAACAGTTTGCTGATTTCAAGAAATCGGTAGAGGAGAGCAAAACCCAGAACGAGGTGAACAAGAAGGAACTGCAGAACACCTTCGAGGTGACGATGAAACTCTTCCAGCAGGAACAGCAGCAGGCTGTACTGAACCTGAAGGAGCAGACCGAGAAGATTGGCTCCGATGCTGCCAACCTGACCAAGGCATTGAAGGGCGACAGCAAGATGCAGGGCGACTGGGGCGAGATGGTGCTGGAAACCATCCTGGAGAACAGCGGACTTCGTAAAGATGAGGAATTCTTCATTCAGGAGAATACGAAAGATGAAGAGGGAAAGAACTATCGTCCGGATGTCATCGTCAGATTCCCGGAAGGCAGAAGTGTGGTCATCGATTCCAAGGTTTCGCTTACCGCCTATTCCGATGCTCTGGCAGCTGAAGATGAGGCTGAACAGGAACGCCTGATGAAGGCACATGCGCTGAGCGTAAGAAGGCACATCGATGAACTGGCAGCCAAAGACTATTCCAAACTGGTGGATGATGCTATCGGCTTCGTACTGATGTTCATCCCTAACGAGACCAGCTATATCGCAGCGATGAAGCAGCAGCCTGATCTCAGTCGCTATGCTTACCAGAAGAAGATTATCATCATCTCGCCAAGCAATCTGCTTATGGCACTCCAGCTTGCCTATAATCTCTGGCAGTATGACCGGCAGAACAAGAATGTGGAGAAAATCGTGAAGACGGCTGCTGACCTGTATGATAAGGTGGCTGGCTTCGAAGATACTTTCCTGGGCATCGGCGATTTGATAACCCGCCTTTCGGGTACTTTTGATAAGGCAAAGAAGCAACTCTATGATGGAAGTGGGAATGTGATGAGAAGAGTAGAGAGCCTGAAAGGGCTCGGTGTAACACCAAAGAAGCAGATTAAAGCTTTGGAAGAATAA
- a CDS encoding glycoside hydrolase family 3 N-terminal domain-containing protein has protein sequence MKKILLSISLLALTYTASANVPVIKSDPKIEAQVEQTLKKLTLEEKIGQMMELVTDLFGANDKNGVFYIDEHKTDSILSRYKIGSILNAPNTCAPTAKQWEKYISQIQKISMKRIGIPCVFGLDQNHGSTYTQGGTLFPQNINVAATFNREVARRSAEATAYETRAVSIPWTYSPTVDLGRDARWPRIWENFGEDCYLSSEMGKAMVYGFQGEDPNNIDQYHIATSMKHFMGYGVPWTGKDRTPAYISPADLREKHFAPFLAGLQAGALTVMVNSASVNGMPMHANKEFLTGWLKEETGWDGVLITDWADINNLYTREMVAKDKKDALRIAINAGIDMIMEPYSCDACGYLVELVKEGKIPMSRIDDACRRVLRMKYRLDLFKNPTQKLKNYPKFGGEEFAKLALEGATESMVLLKNEGNILPLQHGKKILLTGPNANQMRCLDGGWSYTWQGHRADEFAGKYNTIYEAFCNEYGKENVILNQGVTYNEKGKYWEENEPQIQGAVAAAKDADVIVACIGENSYTETPGNLTDLWLSENQRNLVKALAQTGKPVILVLNEGRPRLIADIEPLAQGIINILIPGNMGGDALANLVSGKSNFSGKMPYTYPKEINSLANYDFKKSEEVGTMEGAYDYNAKITQQWGFGYGLSYTSYKYSNLKVSQSDFRHGDIIKVSVDVKNTGKVAGKESVLLFSSDLIASMVPDGRRLRAFDKVELQPGETKTVTFELKADDLAFVGWNGKWRLEEGDFKLMIADQSADIHCTDTYQWPTANR, from the coding sequence ATGAAGAAAATTTTATTATCTATTTCATTGTTGGCATTGACTTATACAGCCAGTGCCAATGTTCCGGTTATCAAGAGCGACCCTAAGATTGAGGCTCAGGTAGAACAAACCCTGAAGAAACTCACCTTGGAGGAAAAGATAGGTCAGATGATGGAATTGGTGACCGACCTCTTTGGTGCCAACGACAAGAACGGTGTGTTCTATATCGACGAGCACAAGACCGATTCTATCCTTTCCCGCTATAAGATTGGCTCTATCCTCAACGCTCCAAATACCTGCGCACCAACCGCCAAGCAATGGGAGAAGTATATCTCTCAGATTCAGAAGATCTCGATGAAGCGCATCGGCATCCCTTGTGTCTTCGGTCTCGACCAGAACCACGGTTCTACTTATACACAGGGCGGAACCCTCTTCCCGCAGAACATCAATGTGGCTGCCACTTTCAATCGTGAGGTGGCTCGCCGTTCGGCTGAGGCTACCGCTTATGAGACTCGTGCGGTGAGCATACCTTGGACTTACAGTCCTACCGTTGATCTCGGTCGTGATGCCCGTTGGCCTCGCATATGGGAGAACTTTGGCGAGGATTGCTACCTCAGTTCAGAGATGGGCAAGGCGATGGTCTATGGTTTCCAGGGCGAGGACCCAAACAACATCGACCAGTATCACATTGCCACTTCAATGAAGCACTTCATGGGCTATGGTGTGCCTTGGACCGGTAAAGACCGTACGCCAGCCTATATCTCTCCTGCCGACTTGCGAGAGAAGCACTTCGCTCCTTTCCTGGCGGGTCTGCAGGCTGGAGCCTTAACCGTGATGGTGAATTCCGCTTCCGTCAACGGTATGCCGATGCACGCCAACAAGGAATTCCTGACAGGATGGCTGAAGGAAGAGACAGGATGGGATGGTGTGCTCATCACCGACTGGGCAGACATCAACAATCTCTATACTCGTGAGATGGTGGCAAAGGACAAGAAGGATGCGCTCCGCATTGCCATCAATGCCGGTATCGACATGATTATGGAACCTTATTCTTGCGATGCTTGTGGCTATCTTGTAGAACTGGTGAAGGAAGGTAAGATTCCGATGAGTCGCATCGACGATGCCTGTCGCCGTGTGCTTCGCATGAAGTACCGTCTCGACCTCTTCAAGAACCCAACCCAGAAACTGAAGAATTATCCTAAGTTTGGTGGTGAGGAGTTTGCCAAGCTCGCCTTGGAGGGAGCTACCGAGAGTATGGTGCTCCTGAAGAACGAGGGTAATATCCTTCCTTTGCAGCATGGCAAGAAGATTCTCCTTACGGGTCCTAATGCCAATCAGATGCGCTGTCTGGACGGTGGATGGAGCTATACCTGGCAGGGACATCGTGCCGATGAGTTTGCCGGCAAGTACAATACCATCTATGAGGCATTCTGTAATGAGTATGGCAAGGAGAATGTCATCTTGAACCAGGGTGTTACCTATAATGAGAAGGGAAAATACTGGGAGGAGAATGAACCTCAGATTCAGGGGGCGGTGGCTGCAGCGAAGGATGCCGACGTCATCGTGGCTTGCATTGGCGAGAACTCCTATACAGAGACTCCGGGCAATCTGACCGACCTTTGGCTCTCAGAGAACCAGCGTAATCTGGTCAAGGCTTTGGCTCAGACAGGCAAGCCTGTCATCTTGGTGCTGAATGAAGGTCGTCCTCGTCTCATTGCCGACATTGAACCATTGGCACAGGGCATCATCAATATCCTTATCCCTGGCAACATGGGCGGCGATGCCTTGGCAAACCTGGTATCGGGCAAGTCAAACTTCAGTGGCAAGATGCCTTACACCTATCCTAAGGAAATCAATTCGCTCGCCAACTATGACTTCAAGAAGAGTGAGGAGGTGGGTACGATGGAAGGTGCTTACGACTACAATGCGAAGATTACCCAGCAGTGGGGCTTCGGATATGGTTTGAGTTATACCTCTTACAAATATAGCAACCTGAAGGTTTCTCAGTCTGATTTCCGCCACGGCGACATCATCAAGGTGAGCGTGGATGTGAAGAATACGGGAAAGGTGGCAGGCAAGGAGAGTGTTCTCCTGTTCAGTAGCGATCTCATCGCTAGTATGGTGCCTGATGGCCGTCGTCTCCGTGCCTTCGACAAGGTGGAACTTCAGCCTGGTGAGACCAAGACCGTGACATTTGAATTAAAGGCAGACGATTTGGCCTTCGTAGGTTGGAATGGCAAATGGAGATTGGAGGAAGGCGACTTCAAGTTGATGATTGCCGACCAGAGTGCCGATATCCATTGCACTGATACTTATCAGTGGCCTACTGCCAACCGATAA
- a CDS encoding SusD/RagB family nutrient-binding outer membrane lipoprotein, whose product MNNIIKKYIGKSSLMMAFALMATGTAMTSCSDDTLSNINTDKTKVSELDPNAQLTTALLQTYGDFSLMDTYRNYISGFPQYFAGGWNVTNYAGSNFREDDISRKVWDRYYEISIKNLVDAIHKSADKANLNAALRIHRVYLTAVLADTYGDVPCSEAGLGYISGISNPKYDTVEELYSWFFEELDACEKQLGTGTDHISGDVTSMGGDVAKWKKYANALRMRYAMRISDVNPQKAKEEFEKAVAAGAIASAADDAYIKYADAPYTYYDGANDYDFRTNALGEILYSQNATSPTMICSTLFYQLQNTNDPRLYRICRHYYNIKRSQVKPDKEQNIDLTDDFLAYFKSKELGEEPCNPGAAWYTDWMNPATLDDLPTLKKYAEIDENTYASSDYIARAGRPCLNIDFEMPSCPGDLMSYAEVEFLKAEAATKGWNVGGGDAESHYEAGVRASMELLNNYYLTSNKISKEEINEFIANNKLGDNPKETINTQAWILHMMNPSEGWANMRRSDYPAILNRDRLTKNGFTYTDPDWSMPVRLQYPELEAQYNNANYKAAVDRMGGTDNWHKRLWWDKADVKLQSDFNPPFGKGYSK is encoded by the coding sequence ATGAACAATATAATCAAGAAATATATAGGTAAGAGCAGCCTGATGATGGCTTTCGCCCTGATGGCAACCGGCACTGCGATGACTTCTTGCTCTGATGATACCTTGAGCAACATCAATACCGACAAGACCAAGGTGAGCGAGCTCGACCCTAACGCACAGTTGACAACAGCTTTGCTGCAGACTTACGGTGACTTCAGTCTGATGGATACCTACCGTAACTATATATCTGGTTTTCCACAGTATTTCGCTGGTGGTTGGAATGTAACCAATTACGCTGGTTCTAATTTCAGAGAAGATGATATATCCCGTAAAGTTTGGGACCGCTATTATGAAATCAGTATCAAGAACCTTGTGGATGCCATCCACAAATCTGCTGACAAGGCAAACTTGAATGCGGCACTTCGTATCCACCGTGTCTATCTCACGGCAGTTTTGGCAGATACCTACGGTGACGTGCCTTGTTCGGAGGCAGGTCTGGGTTATATCTCAGGTATCTCCAACCCTAAGTATGATACCGTAGAGGAACTCTACAGCTGGTTCTTCGAGGAACTTGACGCTTGCGAGAAGCAGCTTGGCACAGGTACCGACCACATTTCTGGTGATGTCACCAGCATGGGTGGTGATGTAGCTAAGTGGAAGAAGTATGCCAATGCACTCCGTATGCGCTATGCCATGCGCATTTCCGATGTTAATCCACAGAAGGCAAAGGAGGAGTTTGAGAAGGCTGTGGCTGCCGGTGCTATCGCCAGTGCAGCCGATGATGCTTATATCAAGTATGCTGATGCACCTTATACATATTATGATGGTGCCAATGATTATGATTTCCGTACCAATGCCTTGGGAGAGATTCTCTATAGTCAGAATGCTACATCGCCTACCATGATATGCTCTACCTTGTTCTATCAGTTGCAGAATACCAACGACCCTCGTCTCTATCGCATCTGCCGTCACTACTACAATATCAAGCGTAGTCAGGTGAAGCCAGATAAGGAGCAGAACATCGACTTGACCGATGATTTCCTGGCTTACTTCAAGAGCAAGGAACTCGGTGAGGAGCCTTGCAACCCTGGTGCAGCCTGGTACACAGACTGGATGAATCCAGCTACGTTGGATGACCTTCCTACCTTGAAGAAGTATGCAGAGATAGACGAGAACACTTATGCCAGCTCTGATTATATAGCCCGAGCTGGTCGTCCTTGCCTGAACATCGACTTCGAGATGCCTTCTTGTCCTGGCGACTTGATGAGCTATGCCGAGGTAGAGTTCCTCAAGGCTGAGGCTGCAACCAAGGGTTGGAATGTTGGTGGTGGTGATGCTGAGAGTCACTACGAGGCTGGTGTTCGTGCCAGCATGGAGTTGCTCAACAACTACTATCTTACATCCAACAAGATTTCCAAGGAAGAGATCAATGAGTTCATTGCCAACAACAAGTTGGGTGACAATCCTAAGGAGACCATCAACACCCAGGCTTGGATTCTCCACATGATGAACCCTTCTGAGGGTTGGGCTAACATGCGCCGCTCAGACTATCCTGCCATCTTGAATCGTGATCGCTTGACCAAGAATGGTTTCACTTATACGGATCCCGATTGGTCAATGCCTGTCCGCTTGCAGTATCCTGAGTTGGAAGCTCAGTACAACAATGCCAACTACAAGGCTGCCGTCGACCGCATGGGGGGTACCGACAACTGGCACAAGCGTCTCTGGTGGGACAAGGCTGATGTAAAACTTCAGTCAGACTTCAATCCTCCATTCGGAAAGGGATATAGCAAGTAG